One window of the Eucalyptus grandis isolate ANBG69807.140 chromosome 6, ASM1654582v1, whole genome shotgun sequence genome contains the following:
- the LOC104449530 gene encoding protein SENSITIVE TO PROTON RHIZOTOXICITY 1, translated as MDLKMDLEERLRAETWGKPSSVNDLPQRVPPDRQTQFPNFASHKNLQKREDQDPSISNYGMRIEPSFSEFNRPSECQPPLPSNPISQDRGVQMNDILQLGKTQEWDPKAMLNNLSFLEQKIHQLQELVHAIVGRRGPVLGRPDELVAQQQQLITADLTSIIIQLISTAGSLLPSVKNSLSSASTPPIRQLGQLGGILNNSGSGIGLDSNLVLPSQGGSKVPDQSNQVDPMDQSAIDNLEDHESKDDEDGDEGENLPPGSFEILQLEKEEILAPHTHFCTICGKGFKRDANLRMHMRGHGDEYKTPAALAKPHKEAGSEMMLIKRYSCPYAGCKRNKDHKKFQPLKTILCVKNHYKRTHCDKSYTCSRCNTKKFSVIADLKTHEKHCGKDKWLCSCGTTFSRKDKLFGHITLFQGHTPAIPFDENKGGLSLQGEHNEDTNKVGNVSFSFGSSTPSSGGVQNIMEDVKGNVDDPSSFFSPLSFEASNFGGFNEFTRSAFDDSEGAFSFLLQASCNYTQKNGGQSSSNNLE; from the coding sequence ATGGACTTAAAGATGGATCTCGAAGAGAGGTTACGTGCTGAAACCTGGGGGAAGCCTTCCTCTGTGAATGATTTACCCCAACGTGTTCCCCCTGACCGGCAGACACAATTCCCGAATTTCGCCTCACACAAGAATCTGCAAAAGCGGGAAGATCAAGATCCTTCAATCTCAAATTACGGCATGAGGATCGAACCTTCATTCTCTGAATTTAATCGTCCTTCTGAATGCCAGCCACCTCTTCCCAGCAACCCCATTAGTCAAGATCGAGGTGTCCAGATGAATGATATACTCCAACTCGGTAAGACCCAAGAGTGGGACCCAAAAGCGATGCTGAATAATCTCTCCTTCCTGGAACAGAAGATTCATCAGCTTCAGGAATTAGTGCACGCTATTGTTGGAAGGAGAGGGCCAGTTTTGGGACGACCGGATGAGCTGGTGGCACAGCAACAGCAACTCATAACTGCCGATCTCACTTCAATAATCATCCAGCTGATCTCTACTGCTGGTAGTCTTCTACCATCAGTGAAGAACTCCCTTTCTTCAGCATCCACGCCACCCATCAGGCAGCTCGGTCAGCTTGGTGGGATTTTAAATAATTCTGGATCTGGAATTGGTCTCGACAGCAATCTTGTGCTCCCAAGTCAAGGCGGAAGCAAAGTCCCTGATCAGTCTAACCAGGTTGATCCAATGGATCAATCCGCTATCGATAATCTGGAGGATCATGAATcaaaagatgatgaagatggggATGAGGGGGAAAATCTTCCTCCGGGATCTTTTGAGATCTTACAactagagaaagaagagatCCTCGCACCACATACTCACTTTTGTACCATATGTGGGAAGGGATTTAAGAGGGATGCTAATTTACGCATGCACATGAGAGGTCATGGGGATGAATACAAAACACCTGCAGCACTAGCGAAACCCCACAAGGAAGCTGGTTCTGAAATGATGCTCATCAAGAGGTATTCCTGTCCATATGCGGGTTGTAAGCGGAACAAGGATCATAAAAAGTTTCAACCTCTGAAGACGATATTGTGTGTCAAAAATCATTACAAGAGAACTCACTGTGACAAGAGCTATACGTGCAGTCGTTGCAATACCAAGAAGTTTTCGGTCATTGCTGACCTTAAAACGCACGAGAAGCACTGTGGGAAAGATAAATGGCTTTGTTCCTGCGGCACTACATTCTCCAGGAAAGACAAACTTTTTGGACACATCACTCTCTTCCAAGGCCACACCCCAGCGATTCCCTTTGACGAGAACAAGGGCGGGCTATCTTTGCAAGGAGAACATAATGAAGACACAAACAAAGTTGGTAATGTGAGTTTCAGTTTCGGCTCCAGCACTCCTAGTTCAGGTGGAGTTCAGAATATCATGGAAGATGTCAAAGGGAATGTTGATGATCCATCGagtttcttttcccctttgagTTTCGAGGCCAGTAACTTCGGTGGGTTTAATGAGTTCACGCGATCTGCTTTTGATGATTCGGAAGGCGCGTTCTCATTTCTCCTTCAAGCATCTTGTAATTACACTCAGAAAAATGGAGGTCAGTCGAGTTCTAATAATCTAGAGTAA
- the LOC104451951 gene encoding FHA domain-containing protein PS1 translates to MWELTPIIYNKNLVRKPEPLESSENSKRSSFQASRFKIKPFPPSPSLSLSLSLSLSATINLSRIQSTAIRFHSRDSSLPSPQESVELEPRRKNGRPRRTRDNRRRRRAPHPRVHRRQERRRPQEHLRRRQAPSSVAAAAAAAGGPARPRQADGAKTAAGGREGRGEMLIVGRHPDCHIMLTHPSISRFHLQIHSDPSRRKLSVVDLSSVHGTWVSEKKIEPGVVVELSEGDTLRVGGSSRVYRLHWVPLSRAYDFENPFVSALDASGADEEKEEEDLVIDEGKVEEEREDEDSLEIGCEDDDDLESSFVLEDEEHVHQDSFQDENKGIHSPESLLKGVEALALDDCEELPAKNQSPSQLPIPENPYASTYGEKETDAGLGSKAVDDFFMLAEYLQTEPMDASSPFRILFDVDNQKFNEEKWSTEVGIATKLVSANKGSIRSAHDDLENCLVAEAFEDNRKFNEEKWSTEVGIATELVSANEGSIRSAHDDLENCVVAEAFVDNRKFNEEKWSTEVGIATELVSADEGSMRSAHDDLENCSVAEACEDNQKFNEEKWSTEVGIATELVSADEGSMRSAHDDLENCLVAEACEDNQKFNEEKWSTEVGIATELVSADEGSMRSAHDDLENCLVAEACEDNQKFNEEKCSAEVGIATELVSADEGSIRSAHDHLENCSVAEACGDNQKFNEEKWSTEVGIATELVSADEGSMRSAHDDLENCLVAEACEDNQKFNEEKCSVEVGIATELVSADEGSIRSAHDDLENCSVAEACGDNQKFNEEKWSTEVGNATELVSADEGSIRSADDDLENCSVAEAFGDSQKFNEERWSTEVGIATELVSADEGSIRSAHDDLENCLVAEDFEDNWKFNEEKWSMEVGIAAELVSADEGSMKSAHDDLENCSVAETFEGNQKFNEEKWSMEVGIATELVSADEGSMRSAHDDPENCLVAETFEESKCTLSIDSEVGDSLSHPSAPYYPCSSCPEIFSEMENQQLGQEDNAEQPFNTLGSLSSGGKTRTLRKERKPFTSMLIDDARPRKGCSSAVEIREESQNQVTHIDNQEDGDTLSHHFAKSLADTITSSESDREILLETTDQHLNDENQRPQYGSVTGRLSESGKESSPLGQSCTKSKCSSIWSRRGKPSTVLQLQTNRRKGMTKSAATASRNKQHSQDNNENQLSAVPFLSLDGEEEEIFTPDKENLTPNTRLLKSLKKISKMEVAEARPAESFRRSSSKLSPMANICNEEDVFYSDKENQTPEGLRGQKMARRASGSSSRLRRELGLKQGAERSAFKSLNVRSGSQSTASGGAMKSGLSVDGVRSLGRKVSALSANKSYGEPNKSWIMVVDTTSFLNKESMKSLQLLQGLKETQLFIPRIVIRELDCLKRRASVFRRTTEVSSALEWIEDTMVNLKWWIHVQRSMEEGMSVAPTPPATPRCIFGDVSATFSAATPGGSVMDIISPTTEDHVLESALFYRKTNPNGQLVLLSNDISLKIKAMAEGILCETAQEFRESLVNPFSDRFLWADSSPRGQTWSCLDDVVLKEKYYSRPSKKSARGEGLSGLKLILLHNSQYGQQIRSVG, encoded by the exons ATGTG GGAATTAACACCGATCATATACAACAAAAATTTGGTCAGAAAGCCGGAGCCGTTAGAATCGAGTGAAAATTCCAAACGGTCGTCTTTCCAAGCATCACGATTCAAAATCAAACCTTTCCccccctctccttctctctctctctctctctctctctctctctcggcaacAATCAATCTTTCACGAATCCAGAGCACCGCCATCCGTTTCCACTCTCGCGATTCCTCTCTTCCTTCGCCGCAGGAATCGGTTGAGCTCGAGCCCCGGCGGAAGAATGGCCGTCCCCGGAGAACGCGCGACAATCGACGGAGACGGCGAGCCCCGCATCCCCGTGTTCACCGTCGTCAAGAACGGCGCCGTCCTCAAGAACATCTTCGTCGTCGACAAGCCCCCtcctccgtcgccgccgccgccgccgccgccgggggcCCCGCCCGCCCGCGACAGGCGGACGGCGCGAAGACCGCGGCGGGCGGCCGGGAGGGCCGAGGCGAGATGCTGATCGTCGGTCGGCACCCCGACTGCCACATCATGTTGACGCACCCCAGCATCAGCAGGTTCCACCTCCAGATTCATTCGGATCCGTCGCGGCGGAAGCTCTCCGTCGTGGACTTGTCTTCAG tGCATGGGACTTGGGTTTCCGAGAAGAAGATTGAGCCTGGAGTTGTAGTGGAGCTGAGCGAGGGCGACACATTGCGTGTCGGCGGGTCGAGCAGAGTGTATAGACTGCACTGGGTACCTCTGAGCCGTGCATATGATTTCGAGAACCCGTTCGTTTCGGCGTTGGATGCATCGGGTGCcgatgaagagaaagaagaggaagatttaGTGATTGACGAAGGAAAAGTAGAAGAGGAACGTGAG GATGAGGATTCTTTGGAGATTGGATGTGAAGATGATGACGACTTGGAAAGCTCATTTGTCCTGGAAGATGAGGAGCATGTACATCAg GATTCCTTCCAAGATGAGAATAAGGGGATACACTCACCCGAATCATTATTGAAAGGGGTTGAAGCTCTAGCTCTTGATGATTGTGAAGAATTGCCTGCGAAGAATCAGAGTCCATCGCAATTACCAATTCCTGAGAATCCATATGCTTCCACTTATGGTGAAAAAGAAACTGATGCAGGATTAGGCTCAAAAGCAGTGGACGATTTTTTCATGCTTGCTGAGTATCTGCAAACTGAGCCTATGGATGCTTCTTCGccttttagaattttatttgaCGTAGACAACCAGAagtttaatgaagaaaaatggagtaCGGAAGTTGGCATTGCCACTAAATTAGTGTCTGCAAATAAAGGAAGCATAAGGTCAGCGCATGATGATCTGGAGAACTGTTTAGTAGCTGAAGCTTTTGAAGACAACCGGaagttcaatgaagaaaaatggagtaCAGAAGTTGGCATTGCCACTGAATTAGTGTCTGCGAATGAAGGAAGCATAAGATCAGCGCATGATGATCTGGAGAACTGTGTAGTAGCTGAAGCTTTTGTAGACAATCGGaagttcaatgaagaaaaatggagtaCGGAAGTTGGCATTGCCACTGAATTAGTGTCTGCAGACGAAGGAAGCATGAGATCAGCACATGATGATCTGGAGAACTGTTCAGTAGCTGAAGCTTGTGAAGACAACCAGaagttcaatgaagaaaaatggagtaCGGAAGTTGGCATTGCCACCGAATTAGTGTCTGCAGATGAAGGAAGCATGAGATCAGCACATGATGATCTGGAGAACTGTTTAGTAGCTGAAGCTTGTGAAGACAACCAGaagttcaatgaagaaaaatggagtaCGGAAGTTGGCATTGCCACCGAATTAGTGTCTGCAGATGAAGGAAGCATGAGATCAGCACATGATGATCTGGAGAACTGTTTAGTAGCTGAAGCTTGTGAAGACAACCAGAagtttaatgaagaaaaatgtaGTGCGGAAGTTGGCATTGCCACCGAATTAGTGTCTGCAGACGAAGGAAGCATAAGATCAGCACATGATCATCTGGAGAACTGTTCAGTAGCTGAAGCTTGTGGAGACAACCAGaagttcaatgaagaaaaatggagtaCGGAAGTTGGCATTGCCACCGAATTAGTGTCTGCAGATGAAGGAAGCATGAGATCAGCACATGATGATCTGGAGAACTGTTTAGTAGCTGAAGCTTGTGAAGACAACCAGAagtttaatgaagaaaaatgtaGTGTGGAAGTTGGCATTGCCACCGAATTAGTGTCTGCAGACGAAGGAAGCATAAGATCAGCACATGATGATCTGGAGAACTGTTCAGTAGCTGAAGCTTGTGGAGACAACCAGaagttcaatgaagaaaaatggagtaCGGAAGTTGGCAATGCCACTGAATTAGTGTCTGCAGACGAAGGAAGCATAAGATCAGCAGATGATGATCTGGAGAACTGTTCAGTAGCTGAAGCTTTTGGAGACAGCCAGAAGTTCAATGAAGAAAGATGGAGTACGGAAGTTGGCATTGCCACTGAATTAGTGTCTGCAGATGAAGGAAGCATAAGATCAGCGCATGATGATCTCGAGAACTGTTTAGTAGCTGAAGATTTTGAAGACAACTGGAAGTTCAATGAAGAAAAGTGGAGTATGGAAGTTGGCATTGCCGCTGAATTAGTGTCTGCAGATGAAGGAAGCATGAAATCAGCTCATGATGATCTGGAGAACTGTTCGGTAGCTGAAACTTTTGAAGGCAACCAGAAGTTCAACGAAGAAAAATGGAGTATGGAAGTTGGCATTGCCACTGAATTAGTGTCTGCAGATGAAGGAAGCATGAGATCAGCGCATGATGATCCGGAGAACTGTTTAGTAGCTGAAACTTTTGAAGAAAGCAAGTGCACCCTATCAATAGACAGTGAAGTAGGAGACAGCTTGAGCCATCCTTCTGCTCCTTATTATCCCTGTTCATCCTGTCCAGAGATTTTTTCAGAGATGGAAAATCAACAGTTAGGGCAAGAGGATAATGCAGAACAACCATTTAATACATTGGGATCGCTTTCTTCTGGAGGAAAGACTAGGACTCTCAGGAAAGAGCGGAAACCCTTTACATCCATGTTGATAGATGATGCACGACCTAGAAAAGGCTGCAGTTCTGCTGTTGAAATTCGTGAAGAAAGCCAAAATCAAGTCACACATATAGACAACCAAGAAGATGGAGATACTTTGAGCCATCACTTTGCAAAGTCTTTAGCGGATACAATAACGTCATCTGAGTCTGATAGGGAAATCCTACTGGAGACCACTGATCAGCATCTTAATGATGAGAACCAGAGGCCACAATATGGATCTGTTACTGGGAGGCTGTCTGAAAGTGGTAAAGAAAGCAGCCCTTTAGGACAGTCTTGCACAAAATCAAAATGCTCGAGCATTTGGTCAAGAAGAGGGAAGCCCAGTACTGTTCTGCAGCTTCAGACAaacagaagaaaaggaatgacCAAAAGTGCTGCTACTGCTTCTAGAAACAAGCAACATAGCCAGGATAATAACGAAAACCAATTGAGTGCGGTTCCGTTTTTAAGTTTAGATGGGGAAGAGGAAGAGATATTTACTCCAGACAAGGAGAACTTAACGCCAAATACCCGTCTACTTAAATCCTTGAAGAAGATAAGCAAGATGGAAGTAGCAGAGGCTAGACCTGCAGAATCATTTAGAAGATCCTCTTCAAAGCTCTCTCCTATGGCCAATATCTGCAATGAGGAGGATGTTTTCTACTCGGATAAAGAGAATCAGACCCCTGAGGGTCTCAGAGGGCAGAAAATGGCCAGACGTGCCTCTGGAAGTTCTTCAAGACTAAGAAGAGAGTTGGGCTTGAAGCAGGGAGCAGAAAGGTCGGCTTTTAAGTCCTTGAATGTCAGGTCCGGCAGTCAATCAACAGCTTCAGGAGGTGCAATGAAAAGTGGTCTTTCTGTTGATGGTGTTCGATCACTGGGAAGGAAAGTCTCTGCTTTGTCTGCT AACAAATCTTATGGCGAGCCAAACAAGAGTTGGATCATGGTTGTCGATACTACCTCTTTTCTCAACAAGGAGTCGATGAAGTCATTGCAGCTTCTGCAGGGTCTGAAAGAGACTCAGTTATTCATTCCACGAATTG TCATAAGAGAGCTGGACTGTCTGAAGCGACGTGCTAGCGTTTTCAGAAGGACAACTGAGGTCTCTTCAGCTTTAGAGTGGATAGAAGATACTATGGTTAATTTGAAATGGTGGATTCACGTGCAAAGGTCCATGGAGGAAGGAATGTCAGTTGCGCCAACACCTCCTGCTACTCCTCGTTGTATATTTGGCGATGTGAGCGCGACTTTTTCTGCTGCTACACCTGGGGGGAGTGTAATGGATATCATTTCGCCCACCACAGAAGACCACGTCCTTGAATCTGCACTCTTCTATAGGAAAACCAACCCCAATGGACAGCTCGTCCTCCTTAGCAATGATATCTCGCTTAAAATTAAAGCCATGGCAGAG GGTATACTATGTGAGACTGCTCAAGAATTTCGCGAGAGTTTGGTGAATCCCTTCTCCGACAGGTTCTTGTGGGCAGATAGTTCTCCCAGAGGACAGACTTGGTCGTGCTTGGACGATGTTGTTCTGAAAGAGAAGTACTATTCACGCCCATCAAAGAAATCCGCACGAGGAGAAGGCCTGAGTGGATTGAAGCTCATTCTCCTGCACAATTCTCAGTACGGGCAGCAAATCCGATCGGTTGGTTGA
- the LOC104449532 gene encoding LOW QUALITY PROTEIN: GRAS family protein RAM1 (The sequence of the model RefSeq protein was modified relative to this genomic sequence to represent the inferred CDS: inserted 2 bases in 1 codon) — protein MEETEDQEELLNLSLAIVSSGYGDETRLRKRKGSMSRDDNDVISNSSDAFEGCEGKIFKLLQMREEMLHTKHKRSKQISPHHEDGKGLHLIHLLLITATAVDENNAGLALDNLAELYQSVSLIGDSVQRVVAYFADGLAARLLTRKSPFHDMIMKRPTCEEEFVAFTYLYRVSPYYQFAHFTANQAILEAFEXEEQVNHHALHVIDFDVSYGFQWPSLIQSLSDKATSGNKISLRITGFGRSPEELQETEGRLVSFSKGFKNIVFEFQGLLRGSKLVNLRKKKQETVAVNLVFHLNMLSNFAKISETLKSVHSFKPSIVMLVEQEGNRSPRSFLSRFMESLHYFAAMFDSLDDCLPLESSERLSIEKNHLGKEIKTRMNYEKDDRRCARYERMETWKGRMEAHGFAGVKLSSKSMLQAKLLLRIRAHHRPLQFEGENSGFRVIERDEGRAISLGWQDRSLITASAWHCVW, from the exons ATGGAAGAAACAGAAGATCAGGAAGAGCTCTTGAACCTGAGCCTGGCCATTGTTTCATCAGGCTATGGTGATGAGACCAGgttgaggaagaggaagggatCGATGTCTAGGGATGATAACGATGTTATCTCCAACTCTTCCGATGCGTTCGAAGGATGTGAGGGCAAGATCTTCAAGCTTCTCCAGATGAGAGAAGAAATGCTCCACACCAAACACAAGAGATCCAAGCAGATCAGCCCGCACCATGAAGATGGCAAGGGGCTCCACTTGATCCATCTGTTGCTCATCACGGCCACCGCAGTGGATGAGAACAACGCCGGCTTGGCCCTCGACAACCTTGCCGAGCTGTACCAGAGCGTCTCGCTGATCGGCGACTCAGTGCAGCGGGTCGTGGCCTACTTCGCCGATGGACTCGCCGCCAGGCTCCTGACCAGGAAGTCCCCGTTCCATGACATGATCATGAAGAGACCAACCTGCGAAGAGGAGTTCGTCGCGTTCACCTACCTCTACCGGGTCTCGCCGTACTACCAGTTCGCTCATTTCACGGCCAACCAAGCCATTCTCGAGGCCTTCGA AGAGGAACAAGTTAACCACCATGCTTTGCACGTCATCGATTTCGACGTGTCGTATGGCTTCCAGTGGCCTTCTCTCATCCAATCTCTATCCGATAAGGCAACCAGCGGGAATAAAATCTCCTTACGGATCACTGGCTTTGGGAGAAGCCCCGAGGAGCTACAAGAAACTGAGGGCAGGCTAGTTAGCTTCTCAAAGGGTTTCAAGAACATAGTCTTTGAGTTCCAAGGCCTGTTACGAGGATCAAAGCTCGTCAAcctaaggaaaaagaaacaagagacCGTCGCAGTAAACCTAGTTTTCCACTTAAACATGCTGAGCAATTTCGCAAAAATCTCGGAGACTCTTAAGTCGGTGCATTCTTTCAAGCCGTCCATCGTGATGCTCGTGGAGCAAGAGGGTAACCGAAGCCCTCGGAGCTTCCTCTCGAGATTCATGGAGTCCTTGCACTACTTCGCGGCCATGTTTGACTCTCTCGACGACTGCCTTCCATTGGAGAGCTCAGAGAGGCTGAGCATTGAGAAGAACCATCTCGGCAAGGAGATCAAGACCCGGATGAACTACGAGAAGGACGACAGGCGCTGCGCACGGTACGAGAGGATGGAGACGTGGAAGGGGAGGATGGAGGCTCATGGGTTCGCGGGGGTCAAGCTGAGCTCTAAGTCCATGTTGCAAGCGAAGCTCCTGCTGAGAATTAGGGCACACCATCGTCCTCTTCAGTTCGAGGGCGAGAACAGCGGGTTTAGAGTGATCGAGAGAGATGAGGGAAGAGCGATCTCTTTAGGGTGGCAAGATAGGTCCTTGATAACAGCCTCTGCATGGCATTGCGtatggtag
- the LOC104449533 gene encoding embryogenesis-associated protein EMB8, producing the protein MMDCASSAESCGGACAYGLLLSALSLVPIWHYALGACLGFVVVLYRFLECHLLEDLVSRLRSSPPQFTFNSSSDVYAAVVSKCRILHGKYLATPWLASPHLQTVFLNFFGRPPSFSYRRQMFRTSDGGTIALDWVLSSDVSGGAFHKESSISKDDTTPIVVVVPGLTSDSCSAYLKHLAFNTAKSGWNVVVSNHRGLGGVSVTSDCFYNAGWTEDVRVVIDYLHNEYPKATLFVVGTSIGANILVKYLGEEGENIPVAGAVAVCSPWDLLIGDRFISRGLRQKLYDRALTIGLQGYAQLHQPRYSRLADWEGIRKSRSIRDFDNYATCLVGKFETADTYYRRCSSANYVGSVAVPLLCISALDDPVCTREAIPWDECRANKNIVLVTPRHGGHLAFFEGITATSLWWVRAVNEFLHVLHSSPCMHVKKSQTSSRHSALESSIDQGPYVNVADGMVAAMGSEHTKDAVVEEEMVIQKTPKAKTEETSLDAEKNAHVAGTYGSSKISQNPAGIQDVKPMDVNPSVLRSINQIKRVTRKSLWLLAYIAVVTSWPIVGSALGVVFKGKLRNMLPAVLRGRQIGRGAPV; encoded by the exons ATGATGGATTGCGCGAGCTCGGCGGAGAGCTGCGGCGGCGCGTGCGCTTACGGCCTCCTGCTCAGCGCGCTCTCCCTCGTTCCGATCTGGCACTACGCCCTGGGCGCTTGCCTCGGGTTCGTCGTCGTCCTCTACCGCTTCCTCGAGTGCCACCTCTTGGAGGACCTCGTCTCTCGCCTCCGATCCTCCCCTCCTCAGTTCACGTTCAACTCCTCCTCCGACGTTTACGCCGCCGTCGTCTCCAAGTGCCGGATTCTCCACGGAAA GTACTTGGCGACTCCATGGCTTGCGAGTCCTCATCTTCAGACCGtgtttcttaatttctttgGGAGGCCTCCGTCTTTCAGCTACAGAAG GCAAATGTTTCGTACTTCTGATGGGGGGACAATTGCTTTAGATTGGGTATTGAGTTCAGATG TGTCTGGAGGTGCCTTTCACAAGGAAAGTTCCATTTCGAAAGATGATACGACTCCCATTGTGGTGGTGGTTCCTGGCTTAACAAGCGATTCTTGTTCTGCT TATTTAAAGCATCTTGCTTTTAACACTGCCAAAAGCGGGTGGAATGTTGTTGTGAGCAACCATCGGGGACTAGGTGGCGTGTCAGTTACG TCTGATTGCTTTTACAATGCTGGTTGGACCGAGGATGTCCGTGTGGTCATTGACTATCTGCATAATGAGTACCCAAAAGCTACTTTATTTGTCGTGGGAACTAGCATTGGGGCCAACATTTTG GTAAAATATCttggagaggaaggagagaataTTCCCGTTGCTGGTGCTGTTGCAGTTTGCTCACCATGGGATCTTTTG ATTGGTGATAGATTTATTAGTCGAGGACTGCGGCAGAAGCTCTACGATAGAGCACTTACCATTGGCCTTCAAGGCTATGCACAGTT ACATCAACCTCGCTATTCTCGCCTTGCTGATTGGGAGGGCATCAGAAAG TCACGTTCTATTCGAGATTTCGACAATTACGCTACCTGCCTGGTTGGGAAATTTGAG ACAGCAGATACATACTATCGGCGTTGTAGCAGTGCTAATTATGTAGGAAGTGTTGCAGTTCCACTGCTGTGTATCAGTGCTTTGGATGATCCTGTTTGTACTAGAGAAGCCATTCCATGGGATGAATGCAG GGCTAACAAAAATATAGTTTTGGTTACTCCAAGACATGGAGGGCACTTGGCATTTTTTGAAGGAATAACTGCAACAAGCCTATG GTGGGTAAGGGCTGTCAACGAGTTTCTTCACGTTCTACATTCTAGTCCATGCATGCATGTAAAGAAG AGTCAAACATCTTCTCGGCACTCAGCTCTGGAGTCTTCAATCGATCAGGGTCCTTACGTGAATGTGGCTGATGGAATGGTGGCTGCAATGGGAAGTGAGCACACAAAAGATGCTGTGGTCGAAGAAGAAATGGTAATACAAAAGACCCCGAAAGCAAAAACCGAGGAAACATCTTTAGATGCGGAAAAGAACGCCCATGTAGCAGGAACGTATGGCAGTTCCAAAATCTCTCAAAATCCTGCAGGCATTCAAGACGTCAAGCCAATGGATGTCAATCCCTCGGTCTTGAGGAGTATAAATCAGATCAAACGAGTGACTAGAAAATCTCTTTGGCTGCTTGCATATATTGCTGTAGTTACAAGTTGGCCAATCGTCGGCTCAGCCCTTGGCGTTGTGTTCAAGGGGAAGCTTAGAAATATGTTACCTGCAGTCCTGCGTGGAAGACAAATTGGCCGCGGTGCTCCTGTGTAA